One Citrus sinensis cultivar Valencia sweet orange chromosome 5, DVS_A1.0, whole genome shotgun sequence genomic window, TTATCGCTTCCGGtgattctttttttggtttcccataattttatttgcttaaaaTCGTATTATccggttttttattttccaatcgTAGTAAATATAGTGttattctcaattttttctttttataagttattttattagcATTGTTTCTGATATTAATGTATATTTAGTTATTCTCTGTTGctgaaaagaattttttattgcttttaatttccaaaagaaatgaaaaaaattaagtaaaacagggagaaaataagaaaaaattcacAAGAAACAGGCAATGGCTTCAGAAGAAGTAGGTGATCATGCTGTATGCGGTACTGCGTCAGAATCATTTTTTGGCTCCATTAAACGGGAGATATCTTATGTGCCAAAGTACCAGAGCCACATTGATGACCTGGAGAATCAAGTGAAGCAGCTGGGGTGTAAAAGACAAAGGGTTGAAAATCTGGTTAACGCTGCTAGAAGACAAGGGGATGAGATCTATAAGGGCGTTGAACAATGGCTAATTAGCATTGATGAATTCACTCAAAGAGTGGTAAAACCTATCATTGATTATCAAGATGAAGCAAAGAAGCATTGTTTCAAAGGGTTATGCCCAAATTTGTTAAAGAGGTACAATCTCAGCAAGGAAGCAGCGAAGGCAGCAAAAGATGGTGCCAATCTCTTGGGAAAAGGCAACTTCAGTAATTTTTGTTTCCGTCCTGCTCCACAGAGGATAGAGCTCATGTCTTCCAGACTCTACCAGCAATTTAATTCAAGAAGGTCAATTTTCCGAGATATTATGGTGGCGATGAAGGATGACGAGGTCAATATGATTGGGGTTTACGGGTCAGGTGGTGTGGGAAAAACTACACTAGTTAAAGCAGTTGCAAGGCAAGTTATAGAAGAGAAGTTGTTTGATGAGGTGGTTATGGTTGAGGTAACACGGACCCCAGACCAGAAACCAATTCAAGACAAAATTGCTTCTGATTTAGGCCTGCAATTTGGGCAGCATGATGACGTACTTCAGAGAGCTGGTCTACTAAGTGAGAGgttgaaaaaagagaaaagggtCCTCATAATATTAGATGATATCTGGATGAGATTAGACTTGGATGGTATTGGAATTCCTTTTTGGGGCAATGAGAAACAAAGTGTCCGACAACAAGAAGATTGGAAAGAAAGATATGTTGATCAGAGTCGATGCAAAATATTGTTGACATCTAGAAATCAACATGTATTATgcaatgaaatgaatattcaGAAGACTTTCTCAATTGGAGTTTTATCTGATGAAGAAGCGTTGAGTTTCTTTTGGAGCAATGTGGGTGATGCAGCTGGAAGATCTGATTTTCTGCCTATAGGAGTTGAGATTGTAAGAGAATGCAGAGGTTTTCCGATTGCAATTATAACAATTGCTAATGCACTGAAAAAtaagattctttttttctgGAAGGATGCATTTGATCAGCTAAGGAATTCCAATCAAAGACGAATGGGAGGAGAGGATGCAAATGTGAACTCTATCATAGAATTGAGTTACAACTTTTTGGAAAGTGAGGAAGCTAAGTCATTGTTTCGACTCTGTGGTCTTCTAAATGGTGGTAGTCAAATACCTATAGATGCTTTGATGAGGTGTGGTATGGGTTTGGGGTTGCTTAAAGGTGTTTACACATTGCAAGAAGCAAGGAAAAGGGTACATATGTTGGTAAATTTTCTCAAAGCTTCACGGTTATTGTTGGATGGTGACGCTGAAGAATGTCTTAAAATGCATGACATCATTCATTCTATTGCTGCATCAGTTGCCACCGAGGAGCTTATGTTTAATATGCAAAATGTTGCTGACTTGAAGGAAGAACTAGACAAGAAAACACACAAAGATCCAACTGCTATTTCTATTCCTTTCAGAGGTATATATGAGTTTCCTGAAAGGCTGGAATGCCCGAAACTcaagttgtttgttttgttttcagaaAATCTCTCTCTTCGAATCCCAGACCTCTTTTTTGAAGGGATGACAGAACTGCGGGTTTTAAGTTTTACTGGATTTCGTTTCCCTTCATTACCTTCATCAATTGGTTGCCTAATTAGTCTTCGAACATTGACTTTGGAGAGCTGCCTACTAGGAGATGTCGCAACAATTGGAGATCTGAAGAAATTAGAGATTCTCAGCTTAAGGCATTCTGATGTTGAAGAATTGCCGGGAGAAATTGGCCAGTTAACTCGGTTGAAGTTGCTAGATCTGAGTAACTGTATGAAACTTAAAGTGATCAGACCAAATGTTATATCAAGCTTGTCTCGATTAGAAGAACTATACATGGGTAATAGTTTCACTGAGTGGGAGATTGAAGGACAGAGTAATGCTAGTCTTGTTGAGCTGAAGCAACTATCGAGACTAACCACTTTAGAAGTACATATTCCAGATGCCCAAGTTATGCCACAAGATTTGCTCTCTGTGGAGTTGGAAAGATATAGAATATGTATAGGAGATGTGTGGAGCTGGTCTGGAGAACATGAAACCTCAAGAAGGTTGAAACTCAGTGCACTAAATAAATGCATTTACTTGGGATATGGGATGCAAATGTTGCTGAAGGGAATTGAAGATCTCTATCTAGATGAACTGAATGGTTTTCAGAATGCTCTTCTTGAATTAGAGGATGGAGAAGTTTTTCCACTATTGAAGCATCTTCACGTACAAAATGTCTGTGAGATTTTGTATATTGTCAATTTAGTGGGATGGGGACATTGTAATGCTTTTCCATTGCTGGAGTCATTGTTTCTTCATAATTTGATGAGGTTGGAGATGGTATATCGTGGCCAACTCACAGAACACTCCTTCAgcaaattaagaataataaaagtatGTCAATGTGATAATCTTAAGCATCTCTTCTCATTCCCCATGGCAAGAAACCTTTTGCAGCTTCAAAAACTAAAAGTGTCCTTTTGTGAGAgcttgaaattgattgttggtAAAGAAAGTAGTGAAACACATAATGTCCACGAGATTATTAACTTCACTCAATTGCACTCCTTAACACTACAATGCCTACCACAACTTACAAGTTCAGGATTCGACCTGGAGAGACCTCTGTTATCTCCGACGATATCAGCAACTACTTTGGCATTTGAGGAAGTAATTGCAGAGGATGATTCTGATGAGTCACTATTCAATAATAAGGTGTGATAATATTCTTCATGTTTAATTTTGTGGTAATATAAGAAGGAATACATATATGttcataattttgtatttggttttttacgtcaataaaaattatcagatgttttttgaaagaacaataattgttttgcaggtcATTTTCCCCAACTTGGAGAAGTTGAAACTTTCCTCAATTaatattgagaaaatatggcaCGATCAATATCCACTAATGTTGAATTCTTGTagtcaaaatttaacaaatttgaCGGTGGAGACATGTAGCCATCTGAAATTTCTGTTTCCATATTCTATGGTTGATAGTCTTGTGCGACTCCAACAACTTGAGATACGGAAATGTGAGTCAATGGAGGCGGTAATTGACACCACtgatattgaaattaattcagTTGAATTCCCCTCTTTGCATCATCTTCGGATTGTTGATTGCCCTAATTTGAGAAGTTTCATCTCCGTAAATTCATCGGAAGAGAAAATCCTCCACACTGACACGCAACCTCTCTTTGATGAAAAGgtactttttttattcacaaTATTTCTTCCCTTAATTTAACCTGGCtctcttaatttttctctcagTGATTATCTTTCCTCAtgtctttttatctttttatgcATAACCAAGCAAAAGTTTtgagttattaattaattgatttcttcACTTCAGTTAGTACTCCCTCGTTTGGAGGTATTAAGTATTGACATGATGGATAACATGAGAAAAATATGGCACCACCAGCTTGCTTTGAATTCTTTCAGCAAATTAAAGGCCTTGGAGGTAACAAATTGTGGTAAGCTAGCGAATATTTTTCCAGCTAATATTATTATGCGGAGAAGACTCGATAGATTGGAGTATTTGAAGGTAGATGGGTGTGCTTCAGTAGAAGAGATAATTGGAGAGACAAGCTCTAATGGCAATGTTTGCATggtggaggaggaggaggaggccCGTAGAAGGTTTGTATTTCCCAGATTAACTTGGTTGAATCTGAGTTTGCTACCAAGACTCAAAAGTTTCTGCCCAGGAGTGGATATATCAGAATGGCCATTGTTAAAAAGTTTAGGGGTATTTGGATGTGACAGTGTGGAGATATTATTTGCTTCTCCAGAATATTTTAGCTGTGGTAGCCAACGGCCCTTGTTTGTGCTAGATCCTAAGGTATGAAATGATATTAGCCCCACTACATTATGTTTATTTGTTGTCCTGTATCTCTTAACAATAGAACTAGGAATACAAATTCATGTGTGAATTCTGCTAATGAAAACTGATGTAGTGGGATATTATATGAGGCATATATATACTTGACTTGTTCATGATTTGCTATGTTCATGAAGcaatattatgatttacacCTACTTTGATTATCGGGTACATACTGACATGAACTCGAACTGTATTTTTTCAATGTTTAATACTTTAGTTCATTTCCAGGTTGCATTTCCCGGCTTGAAGGAGTTAGAGCTGAACAAATTGCCTAACTTGTTGCATCTGTGGAAGGAAAATTCTCAACTCAGCAAGGCTCTCCTAAATCTTGCCACTCTAGAAATATCAGAATGCGATAAGTTAGAAAAATTAGTACCGTCCTCAGTGTCTCTCGAAAATCTGGTAACTCTGGAGGTATCAAAGTGTAACGAGTTGATACATTTGATGACACTCTCAACAGCTGAAAGTCTTGTGAAACTTAACAGAATGAATGTAATTGATTGTAAAATGTTACAGCAAATCATACTACAGGTTGGAGAAGAAGTGAAGAAGGATTGTATTGTTTTCGGccaatttaaatatttgggACTTCATTGCCTCCCATGCCTTACGAGCTTTTGTCTTGGGAATTTTACTCTTGAATTCCCATGCTTGGAACAAGTAATTGTGAGAGAGTGCCCAAAGATGAAGATTTTTTCTCAGGGAGTCTTACACACACCAAAGTTACAAAGATTACATCtgagagaaaaatatgatGAAGGGCTTTGGGAAGGCAGCCTTAATTCCACCATACAAAAATTGTTTGAAGAAATGGTATGTACTGATTTACTAAAACTTCTCATGCATCTCCCTTGCACTTCCACATTTTAgcttattttgttcttttttttctccgcattttgttcctttttttctttgcgCTAGAGTATTTGTCTTGATTGGCAGTGCAAACAACTAGCACAATCACCCCACAGACAAACATCAGTTACAAATATTTGagttaatttgataaaatattacattctcgaaacttgaaaaattttatctgaaaaaaaaaaaccttgagACCTGGTTTGTATTTGATTAGTGCTTACAAACTTGCTTATTGCTTGGAATCTAATGCTGTAAAAAAGAATAGGAATGCCTTGTTCGCACAATTGAAACTATTACTATTGCTCTTACTATACTGTTTGTTATCCTCAATCATGATGCTTAGATAAGAATCCAGAATCCTAGGGAATTTGCAATCTGAAAATTTATAGTTCCAGGAGTCCTTATCTCTTTGATACATACATCGCTGCATGTGTCGCATAGAGCTTAGTGGAGTTAACTAAGCAAATTTAACAGGCAGAAAGGAATTTTTTCCATTCTGCTGTTGGCCCAGTCTGCATCTTAAAAAACTTTGTTGCTCTGGAGTCATATgcttaacaatatttataatcttgTAACTGACTTAAGTTATATTTAAATGGACGATCATACTTTTTCATGCATGAAGCTTCTGCATAAAACACAATAATAGTTCCAGAACGGCCCCAGTTGGCTTGACTGCTTTTGGTGGAATTTTTTGGGTGCAAATAGAACTCCAAACTTCGCTCAGTTAAATATTCAATCAAATACCtagttaaaaaaaaggcaaTTAAATACAAGAGTtacttatttatctttttgccTTTTACTATCTTAGTCTGAATCTTTCAACCTCAGACACTCTtgttttaccctttttttttttcccctctatCTTTTCCTTCTATAGCACACTTATTTcactttttgtttcttaaagCCTTTTTGCTGcatatgctttttttttttttttcaaaattacatgAATGAAAACCAAACCCCTTCCCAAACCTGGCTCAAAAAACATAGCAATGAATTATAAAACCCATGTAACTTATTTGAGCTACATTCATGAATAAATGTCACTCTTGCCCTCTTGCAATCCAATTAAGCAATTTTAgggaaagaatttaataacCATTTAAGCAAACAATACTGAATCACCACTGGTTGTTTCTCAAACATGAGATCAAATAGATCCTTCATCCATCCTAGCTGGAGCATCATTGTCAACTATACTTGAGAAAACTCTGAATTTCCAGTATATGCTTTGATGTAGCTCAATGCCATCTGGAACAATTTATGCTTGAACTTGATTCAAATATTGTAGCTTACGAGGACAGGCCTGTGACAAAAAAACCATTTTATGGTCATTGTTCCTAAAGTTGTATTCCCATTTATATACTAAAACAGAAACATATAAGCTTTAAAATTGCACATCCTTGTATCACTGCAGTATTCCTATTAGAGAAGCAAATTGTGACCATTTACATAAttcttcttatattttaactgCTATATTTTTGTTCCGGTAGGTTGGATACCATGACAAAGCTTGTTTGAGTCTCTCAAAGTTTCCTcatttgaaagaaatatggCACGGCCAAGCACTTCCAGTCAGCTTCTTTATCAATTTAAGATGGCTGGTGGTGGATGACTGCAGGTTTATGTCGGGTGCTATTCCAGCTAATCAACTCCAGAACTTAATCAATTTGAAAACTCTGGAAGTAAGGAATTGTTATTTTCTAGAACAGGTATTTCATTTGGAAGAGCAAAATCCCATTGGACAATTTCGGTCACTGTTTCCTAAACTTCGCAATCTGAAGCTCATAAATCTTCCGCAACTTATAAGATTCTGCAACTTTACTGGGAGGATAATTGAACTGCCCTCCTTGGTCAATCTGTGGATTGAAAATTGCCGTAATATGAAAACTTTCATCTCCAGTTCTACACCTGTAATCATAGCACCAAACAAGGAACCTCAACAAATGACCTCACAGGAGAACTTACTGGCTGATATACAGCCTCTTTTTGATGAAAAGGTGCTACTTTTCAGTGATTGACCCTAAAAGTATTTCcttcatatttcttttcttctttgtttgctCTCCTCTTTATAGCTCTATGTAATTTCTTTAGaaactaaatttaatgtaaaaatcttctctctctctctctctctctctctctttttggCTTATCTCTGAGTATGGTAGTAATGCATGTAATAATTGGTCGTAGGTAAAACTTCCTAGTTTGGAGGTACTTGGAATCTCTCAGATGGATAACTTGAGAAAAATATGGCAAGACCAACTCAGTTTGGATTCCTTTTGCAAATTAAATTGCTTGGTAATACAAcgttgtaaaaaattattgagtaTATTTCCCTGGAATATGCTTCAAAGACTTCAGAAATTGGAGAAGCTGGAGGTAGTTTACTGTGAGTCTGTACAACGTATATCCGAACTCCGAGCACTAAATTATGGGGATGCATGTGCTATATCAGTGGCTCAGTTGAGAGAAACACTTCCCATTTGTGTGTTTTCTCTATTGACTTCACTGAAACTACGAAGTCTGCCAAGACTGAAATGTTTTTATCCCGGAGTACATATTTCAGAATGGccaatgttaaaatatttggaTATTTCTGGATGTGCTGAATTGGAGATATTAGCTTCGAAATTTCTGAGCCTTGGAGAGACTCATGTGGATGGTCAACACGATAGCCAAACTCAACAGcctttcttctcttttgaCAAGGTACTATCTCTTAACCATGTACATGTTGTGGTAGAATGCAGACTGTATCTTGGTGGTGTTGACCGattttcaaaatgaattaTGAAAAGGTCATCTTAGAGGTCTGGAAACATAATGTGAACTATAACCCATCCACTATATTCCATCCgacttttctttatttgtaaatGATTTAGGCATTTAGCGTCAGGTTTgatctatattttaaaagtgaTTGCTTTCATCTATATTTTGTGTCTTATGCCAATTGAACCCGTGGGAAAGATAATCTTGTAATAAATTGTTGAATATGTTTCACTCTGATATGCTTGTGAGACAGTAGAGAATAGACATTTCGTTTAATACTTCATTGGGTTTATCCCCAGGTCGCATTCCCCAGTCTGAAAGAGCTAAGGCTGTCTAGATTGCCCAAGTTATTTTGGCTGTGCAAGGAAACTTCTCACCCCAGGAATGTTTTTCAAAACGAGTGCAGTAAGTTAGATATATTAGTACCATCCTCAGTGTCTTTTGGAAATCTGTCAACTCTAGAAGTATCAAAGTGTGGCAGGCTGATGAATTTGATGACGATCTCAACAGCTGAAAGGCTGGTAAACCTTGAAAGAATGAATGTAACTGATTGTAAAATGATACAGCAAATCATACAACAGGTAGGCGAAGTGGAGAAGGATTGTATTGTTTTCAGCCAACTGAAGTATTTGGGACTTCATTGCTTACCAAGCCTTAAGAGCTTTTGTATGGGGAATAAGGCTCTTGAATTCCCATGCTTGGAACAAGTAATTGTGGAGGAGTGCCCAAAGATGAAGATTTTTTCTCAGGGAGTCTTACACACTCCCAAGTTACGAAGATTACAACTCacagaagaagatgatgaagggCGTTGGGAAGGAAACCTTAATTCCACCATACAAAAATTGTTTGTAGAAATGGTATGTGctgatttaacaaaatttctgATGCAATTCCCTTGCATTTGCACagttttgtttcattttctttgcttCATTTTTCTAGAGTAGTAGTCTTGATCAGTGGCACAAGCAACTAGCACGTTCCCCTTATAGACAATCACCACAAGCAActacacattttttatttaattttttttcttttttgggtaatCTGCTCTTGTTGgtttagataaaatattaaattactgtaaaaaacaaaaaaaacccCTACATTTCTAGAAACTGGTAAATTATCCTCCATTGTTTTTTCATATGAATAAAAGACTTCAAGATCATTAATAGAATTTACCTGGCTCtctattgtaaaaaaaaaaaaattaacattgcTTGCATATGGTTGGTGCTCTTGCATACATGCTTAATGTTTAGTATTAGTTCTGGCAAAAAAGCATAAGACGGTTTTGTCTGCCTAATGAAACCTAATAAATAGCCCCATTAAGAGTCCACAATCCTACCACAACTTGCAATCTGAAAAATTTGTAGTTCTAGGGGTCCTTGTCTGGCTATTGCATATTTCATTCCGTAGATGAAATAGGGGAGTTAACTAAGTTTAACAAGCAAGACATTGGAACATCTCCCATTCTTCCTTTGCTGCCGCTTGACAAAACTTTGTTGCTCCAGCAATCCTCTGCTTGACAATATTTGAGAAATggatttattatgttttttttttaaagggatTTATGATATGTATTTAAATGTAGGAACTAGGATGTTAACCTTCCATGAAGTTTCAGAATAGTCCCTGTAAGCTTGACTGCTTTAGGTTGAATGTTATTGCTGCAAACAATAATCCTGTGTTGTACCTAGTATGGGTTTTGATTGGACATGTAGTAGACAATTGATCAAACTTACTCATGCACCTGCTAATATTCTGTTTTAATGACCTGAATAGAGAATATAGTAATGATTAAGCAATTGGAAGATTAATCAACATGCAATCAACAACAATATATTCAAGACAAGCAATCACATGGTTCACCAAATTGCTAGATCCATAGAGGTCGGCGACTTCactataaataacaaaaaaaggaaTGTTGCAAAGAGTTGTTGATGTAGGATGGTGAGTACCGGTTACTTTAGTTCTTGGCTTTTTCGCACCATGTGTTTTAATCTTTCAACCTCataaacacaattattttaggTTTTTTCCTACTTTGTTGCTCTCTCTTTCATCTAGTAtaattgttttactttttctgttttcaagtgtaaaatatatatataaagccaAATTGCAACAAAAGCTTGcccataaaattataaattgtaaaattaaccCTATTACTAATTTGAGCCACATACATCAACAACTCTTGTCCTCTCGCAATCCAATTAAGCAATTTTAGGAAAAATGTTTAACAACCAGTTAAAACAAACAATACCAAATTGCAGATGGTCGTTTCTTTAAAAGTTTCTGAGGAATTAATGGTGTGTTTTGGGTTGAAGTTTTGTGGCTTTTAATCCACAAATATTGTGAATGAAACCACTACCTGTCAAGTATAAGTGGGTGGGTGGTTGGTAAACAGACCTGCATAAGTAAAAGCTGGTCTCAACCGAATAgtgctttcaaaattaaattcaagcGTGGTAGTTATAAACACACCCCAAGTTCATTATACATCGTACATTTTGAGAACTATAATGCTTTATTCATTCTAGCTAGAGCCTAATGGTCGATTAATTTGCTCcacttgttttttttccctaatatTTTCCCAAAAACAGAAGTATGTAAGTTTTAAGGGAGATGATGTTTGTATTTTAACTATTGCAATGTTTTGGGTTCATCAGGTTGGATTCTGTGACTTGAAATGTTTGAAACTCTCACTCTTtccaaacttgaaagaaataTGGCACGTTCAACCACTTCCAGTTAGCTTCTTCAGCAATTTAAGATCATTGGTGATAGATGACTGCATGAATTTCTCGAGTGCTATTCCAGCCAATTTGCTACGATCCTTGAACAATTTGGAAAAGTTGGAAGTAACCAATTGCGATTCACTAGAAGAGGTTTTTCATTTGGAAGAGCCAAATGCAGATGAACATTATGGGTCATTGTTTCCTAAACTTCGCAAGTTGAAGCTTAAAGATCTTCCAAAACTTAAAAGATTTTGCTACTTCGCCAAAGGTATAATTGAGCTGCCCTTCTTGTCCTTTATGTGGATTGAAAGTTGCCCTAATATGGTGacatttgtttccaattctACATTTGCACACTTGACGGCAACTGAGGCACCTCTAGAAATGATCGCAGAGGAGAACATCTTAGCTGATATACAACCTCTCTTTGATGAAAAGGTGATTCATTTccttaattgattatttctatctttttgttttgtgtcgATGACAATAATACTAAATAAGGATACCTTTACACTTCTATTCTTCTTAGTTGACTCTCCTCTTTAAAGTTATATGTTTctttataatctaatttaagtttttgactcaattaattatttgttgttCTGACTCAAtggtaatattgtaattatttgttGACATCTTTAGGTAGGACTTCCTAGTTTGGAGGAATTAGGACTCTCACGCATGGATAACTTGAGAAAAATATGGGATGACCATCTTACTTTGGATTCCTTctgcaaaataaattacctGGGAATACGATACTGTAATAAGTTATTGAATGTTTTTCCACGGAATATGCTTGGAAGACTGCAGAAATTAAGGTGGTTGTTTGTAGGTAATTGTAATTTAGTGGAAGAAATAGTTGAACTCCAAGCACTCAGTGATGACTCATGTGCTGTAACAGCAGCTCAATTGAGTGAAACAATCCCTAGTTTTGTGTTGCCTCAATTAATTTCATTGACATTATCAAGTCTACCAAGTCTCAAAAGTTTCTACCCGGGAGTTCATATTTCAAAGTGGCCGATGTTAAAGAAGTTGGAGGTGATGGAATGTGCTGAGGTGGAGATATTTGCTTCTGAATTTCAGAGCCCCCATCAGACTAATGTTGATAGCCCACGTGATATCAAAATTCCACGACCTTTGTTCTCTGTGGACGAGGTTTGATCTCTTAACCATGTCCTTGTTTTGGTAGAATTTAACCTGCATCTTGGTggtgtttattaatttttcaatatgaATCAATTAAAAGCCATCTTAGAATTACTGCAAACATAATGTCAACTATACCATTTACCATTTCTTtatgatttttctattaattttattggattTAGCATCGGatttaatttatagtttaaCAGCAATTGATTGGACTTATAATTTTTCTGTTCCTTCTAAGCactttaataaatcatttaatatTAGTCCATGGAATATGCTTGGAAGGCTACAGCATTAGACATTTTTATTTGGTACTGTGGTTGATTTTCAGGTTGCATTCCCTAGTCTGGAAGAGTTAACGTTGTGTGTACTTCCTGATTTGTTGCATCTGTTGGAAGAAAGTTCTCGACCTAGCAAAGTTTTCCAAAATCTAGCAACtctaaaaatttcagaatgtggtaaattagaaaatttagcACCGTCCTCAGTGTCattccaaaatctgatgtctCTGGAAGTTTCAAAGTGTGACGGGTTGATTAATTTGGTGACCCTCTCAACAGCTGAGAGTCTTGTGAAACTTACAACCATGCATATAGCTGAATGCATGATGATTGAAGAAATCATACAACAGGCTAGAGAAGAAGTGAGAAAGGATTGTTTGTTGTTTAGCCAACTGAAATATTTGGGACTTCATTGTTTGCCGAGCCTCGTGTGCTTTTGTTTGGGGAATTATGCCCTTGAATTCCCAACTTTGGAAAAAGTAGTAGTTAGAGAATGCCCAAAGATGGAG contains:
- the LOC102626862 gene encoding uncharacterized protein LOC102626862 isoform X1, which encodes MASEEVGDHAVCGTASESFFGSIKREISYVPKYQSHIDDLENQVKQLGCKRQRVENLVNAARRQGDEIYKGVEQWLISIDEFTQRVVKPIIDYQDEAKKHCFKGLCPNLLKRYNLSKEAAKAAKDGANLLGKGNFSNFCFRPAPQRIELMSSRLYQQFNSRRSIFRDIMVAMKDDEVNMIGVYGSGGVGKTTLVKAVARQVIEEKLFDEVVMVEVTRTPDQKPIQDKIASDLGLQFGQHDDVLQRAGLLSERLKKEKRVLIILDDIWMRLDLDGIGIPFWGNEKQSVRQQEDWKERYVDQSRCKILLTSRNQHVLCNEMNIQKTFSIGVLSDEEALSFFWSNVGDAAGRSDFLPIGVEIVRECRGFPIAIITIANALKNKILFFWKDAFDQLRNSNQRRMGGEDANVNSIIELSYNFLESEEAKSLFRLCGLLNGGSQIPIDALMRCGMGLGLLKGVYTLQEARKRVHMLVNFLKASRLLLDGDAEECLKMHDIIHSIAASVATEELMFNMQNVADLKEELDKKTHKDPTAISIPFRGIYEFPERLECPKLKLFVLFSENLSLRIPDLFFEGMTELRVLSFTGFRFPSLPSSIGCLISLRTLTLESCLLGDVATIGDLKKLEILSLRHSDVEELPGEIGQLTRLKLLDLSNCMKLKVIRPNVISSLSRLEELYMGNSFTEWEIEGQSNASLVELKQLSRLTTLEVHIPDAQVMPQDLLSVELERYRICIGDVWSWSGEHETSRRLKLSALNKCIYLGYGMQMLLKGIEDLYLDELNGFQNALLELEDGEVFPLLKHLHVQNVCEILYIVNLVGWGHCNAFPLLESLFLHNLMRLEMVYRGQLTEHSFSKLRIIKVCQCDNLKHLFSFPMARNLLQLQKLKVSFCESLKLIVGKESSETHNVHEIINFTQLHSLTLQCLPQLTSSGFDLERPLLSPTISATTLAFEEVIAEDDSDESLFNNKVIFPNLEKLKLSSINIEKIWHDQYPLMLNSCSQNLTNLTVETCSHLKFLFPYSMVDSLVRLQQLEIRKCESMEAVIDTTDIEINSVEFPSLHHLRIVDCPNLRSFISVNSSEEKILHTDTQPLFDEKLVLPRLEVLSIDMMDNMRKIWHHQLALNSFSKLKALEVTNCGKLANIFPANIIMRRRLDRLEYLKVDGCASVEEIIGETSSNGNVCMVEEEEEARRRFVFPRLTWLNLSLLPRLKSFCPGVDISEWPLLKSLGVFGCDSVEILFASPEYFSCGSQRPLFVLDPKVAFPGLKELELNKLPNLLHLWKENSQLSKALLNLATLEISECDKLEKLVPSSVSLENLVTLEVSKCNELIHLMTLSTAESLVKLNRMNVIDCKMLQQIILQVGEEVKKDCIVFGQFKYLGLHCLPCLTSFCLGNFTLEFPCLEQVIVRECPKMKIFSQGVLHTPKLQRLHLREKYDEGLWEGSLNSTIQKLFEEMVGYHDKACLSLSKFPHLKEIWHGQALPVSFFINLRWLVVDDCRFMSGAIPANQLQNLINLKTLEVRNCYFLEQVFHLEEQNPIGQFRSLFPKLRNLKLINLPQLIRFCNFTGRIIELPSLVNLWIENCRNMKTFISSSTPVIIAPNKEPQQMTSQENLLADIQPLFDEKVKLPSLEVLGISQMDNLRKIWQDQLSLDSFCKLNCLVIQRCKKLLSIFPWNMLQRLQKLEKLEVVYCESVQRISELRALNYGDACAISVAQLRETLPICVFSLLTSLKLRSLPRLKCFYPGVHISEWPMLKYLDISGCAELEILASKFLSLGETHVDGQHDSQTQQPFFSFDKVAFPSLKELRLSRLPKLFWLCKETSHPRNVFQNECSKLDILVPSSVSFGNLSTLEVSKCGRLMNLMTISTAERLVNLERMNVTDCKMIQQIIQQVGEVEKDCIVFSQLKYLGLHCLPSLKSFCMGNKALEFPCLEQVIVEECPKMKIFSQGVLHTPKLRRLQLTEEDDEGRWEGNLNSTIQKLFVEMVGFCDLKCLKLSLFPNLKEIWHVQPLPVSFFSNLRSLVIDDCMNFSSAIPANLLRSLNNLEKLEVTNCDSLEEVFHLEEPNADEHYGSLFPKLRKLKLKDLPKLKRFCYFAKGIIELPFLSFMWIESCPNMVTFVSNSTFAHLTATEAPLEMIAEENILADIQPLFDEKVGLPSLEELGLSRMDNLRKIWDDHLTLDSFCKINYLGIRYCNKLLNVFPRNMLGRLQKLRWLFVGNCNLVEEIVELQALSDDSCAVTAAQLSETIPSFVLPQLISLTLSSLPSLKSFYPGVHISKWPMLKKLEVMECAEVEIFASEFQSPHQTNVDSPRDIKIPRPLFSVDEVAFPSLEELTLCVLPDLLHLLEESSRPSKVFQNLATLKISECGKLENLAPSSVSFQNLMSLEVSKCDGLINLVTLSTAESLVKLTTMHIAECMMIEEIIQQAREEVRKDCLLFSQLKYLGLHCLPSLVCFCLGNYALEFPTLEKVVVRECPKMEIFSQGVLSTPKLQRLLLTESEDEGRWEGNLNSTIQKLFEEMVGLCDINYLELSQFPHLKEMWHRQALPVSFFSNLSWLVVEDCTFFSSAIPVNLMWFLNNLKILEISNCDSLEEVFHLEELNANEHFGPLFPTLRKLKLKNLPKLIRFCNFIGNVIRLPSLSYMWIESCPNMITFISNSSPVPLTANKEPHEMTLEENFLADIQPLFDEKVGLPSLEELAILSMDSLRKLWQDELSLHSFYNLKFLGVQKCNKLLNIFPCNMLERLQKLQKLQVLYCSSVREIFELRALSGRDTHTIKAAPLRESDASFVFPQLTSLSLWWLPRLKSFYPQVQISEWPMLKKLDVGGCAEVEIFASEVLSLQETHVDSQHNIQIPQYLFFVDKVAFPSLEELMLFRLPKLLHLWKGNSHPSKVFPNLASLKLSECTKLEKLVPSSMSFQNLTTLEVSKCDGLINLVTCSTAESMVKLVRMSITDCKLIEEIIHPIREDVKDCIVFSQLKYLGLHCLPTLTSFCLGNYTLEFPSLEQVIVMDCLKMMTFSQGALCTPKLHRLQLTEEDDEGCWDGNLNNTIQQLFKRVNFQNSNEED